The following coding sequences lie in one Cercospora beticola chromosome 9, complete sequence genomic window:
- a CDS encoding uncharacterized protein (antiSMASH:Cluster_1~MEROPS:MER0093133), producing MKFSILLVAATLSVNGRAMAAWGHQPDLPGGKVALKPRHHHSTFKQLIDHKNPDLGTFDQLYFYDTTHWKGPGSPVVFYTPGETNATNRWLTSFQMTGHLAERIGAATIVLEHRYWGNSSPFTDLSTANLTYLTLENSIKDVTHFAREVQLPFAPKGGSNAQDVPWVMMGGSYAGVLTAAVARVDPGTFWAYLASSAPVQAISDYWAYYLPIQQGMPQNCSKDVSLVIEHMDGILTHGSKEEQRALKSRFGMQDVEHNDDFMAALALAPWSWQGNQFGDDTGFWKWCDYIENAVNAKKRKITIPGPEGVGLEKALNGYAAWWKDVKLPDFCSSTYKYAEFNTTNNTRCYDTYNASSPLFTDTSPANQVNRQWIWMTCNEPFGYWHNGSPPGRPTLVSRLLTTDYALRQCGLMFPPGPNGETYGLAAGRTEADVNAYTGGWSNINTSRLIFVNGEFDPWREASVSADAEVLPGGPLQSTPQVPVEIVPGGFHCSDMSIWNGIENKRVRRVQKRIVKQLEVWVKEWPKKRKDYRG from the exons ATGAAATTCTCTATATTATTGGTCGCAGCCACGCTGTCTGTGAATGGCCGAGCCATGGCTG CCTGGGGACATCAACCGGATCTGCCAGGTGGCAAAGTGGCTCTCAAGCCAAGGCACCATCACAGCACGTTCAAGCAGCTGATCGATCACAAGAATCCAGATCTGGGCACCTTTGACCAGCTCTACTTTTACGATACGACACACTGGAAGGGTCCCGGGTCGCCAGTAGTCTTCTACACGCCGGGCGAGACCAATGCAACGAATAGATGGCTAACCTCCTTTCAGATGACGGGCCACCTGGCGGAGCGCATTGGGGCAGCCACGATTGTGCTTGAACACCGCTATTGGGGCAACAGCAGTCCCTTCACGGATCTGAGCACTGCGAATTTAACATATCTCACGCTGGAGAACAGCATCAAAGACGTCACTCACTTCGCTCGCGAAGTACAATTGCCATTTGCTCCGAAAGGCGGGAGCAATGCTCAAGACGTGCCGTGGGTAATGATGGGCGGCAGTTATGCCGGTGTACTCACGGCAGCTGTTGCACGAGTCGACCCAGGAACTTTCTGGGCATACCTTGCTTCGAGCGCGCCTGTGCAGGCCATCTCAGACTACTGGGCCTACTATCTGCCCATACAGCAAGGCATGCCTCAGAACTGCAGCAAGGATGTATCACTCGTCATCGAACATATGGACGGCATCCTGACGCACGGCTCCAAGGAAGAGCAGCGTGCTCTCAAATCTCGTTTCGGCATGCAGGACGTTGAGCACAACGACGATTTCATGGCTGCCCTAGCTTTGGCCCCATGGTCTTGGCAAGGCAACCAGTTCGGCGATGATACAGGCTTTTGGAAGTGGTGTGATTACATCGAGAATGCTGTCAATGCGAAAAAACGGAAGATCACCATCCCGGGTCCAGAAGGTGTGGGTCTCGAAAAAGCTCTCAATGGCTACGCCGCCTGGTGGAAAGACGTCAAACTTCCTGACTTCTGCTCATCGACGTACAAATATGCCGAAttcaacaccaccaacaacACACGGTGCTACGACACATACAAtgcttcctctcctctcttTACTGACACTTCGCCGGCGAATCAGGTCAACCGTCAGTGGATCTGGATGACCTGCAACGAGCCTTTCGGCTACTGGCACAACGGAAGCCCTCCAGGTCGACCTACTTTAGTGTCACGTCTTTTGACAACAGACTACGCCTTGCGGCAATGCGGTCTCATGTTCCCCCCAGGCCCCAATGGAGAGACATATGGCCTCGCAGCAGGCCGCACAGAAGCGGATGTCAATGCATACACGGGTGGCTGGAGCAATATCAATACGAGCCGCCTGATCTTTGTCAACGGCGAATTCGATCCCTGGCGTGAGGCAAGTGTCTCGGCAGACGCTGAAGTCCTGCCTGGAGGACCATTACAGAGTACTCCACAAGTGCCTGTCGAGATTGTCCCGGGTGGCTTCCATTGCAGTGATATGAGTATTTGGAATGGTATCGAAAATAAGCGCGTGAGGAGAGTCCAGAAGAGGATTGTCAAGCAGTTGGAGGTTTGGGTGAAAGAGtggccgaagaagaggaaagatTATCGTGGCTGA